The following proteins are encoded in a genomic region of Rissa tridactyla isolate bRisTri1 chromosome 5, bRisTri1.patW.cur.20221130, whole genome shotgun sequence:
- the LOC128910326 gene encoding alveolar macrophage chemotactic factor-like codes for MAARAALLLGVLLLIHRPGDAALLEANGNLSCRCAKTTRAFISPRKYSSIEVRPVGSSCRRLEVVIKLKSLERVCVDPDTLWVKKLLQDLPHLRKKEAPR; via the exons ATGGCTGCGCGGGCGGCCCTGCTTCTGGGGGTGCTGCTGCTGATTCACCGCCCCGGGGATGCAG ctctcctggaggCCAATGGCAACCTGAGCTGCCGCTGCGCCAAGACCACCAGGGCCTTCATCTCCCCACGGAAATACAGCAGCATCGAGGTCCGTCCGGTGGGGAGCAGCTGCCGGCGCCTTGAGGTGGT GATTAAGCTAAAAAGCCTGGAGAGGGTCTGCGTGGATCCTGACACCCTGTGGGTGAAGAAACTCCTGCAGGACCTCCCGCACCT gaggaagaaagaggctCCCCGCTGA
- the LOC128910364 gene encoding C-X-C motif chemokine 2-like, which translates to MRLLPAALALAMLLSDLVPVGGLSLESLLTNMRCKCIKSTTRVINLGLILAIDVTPPGIHCRRKEIVLTLKKNKKVCVAPEAPWIQLLIHKLMQRNATKKEGASRARREAERWAGGAGPWCWPPPQIP; encoded by the exons ATGCGGCTGCTGCCGGCGGCGCTGGCCCTGGCCATGCTTCTGAGCGACCTGGTGCCGGTGGGCG GTCTGTCGCTGGAGAGCCTGCTGACCAACATGAGGTGCAAGTGCATCAAATCCACCACCCGGGTCATCAACTTGGGGCTGATCCTCGCCATCGACGTTACGCCGCCGGGGATTCACTGCCGGAGGAAGGAGATCGT CCTCACcctaaagaaaaacaagaaggtGTGCGTGGCCCCCGAGGCGCCCTGGATCCAGCTGCTCATCCACAAGCTGATGCAGAG gAACGCCACCAAAAAAGAAGGGGCGTCGCGGGCACGGCGGGAAGCGGAGCggtgggctgggggagcggggccgtGGTGCTGGCCCCCCCCCCAGATTCCCTAA